Proteins from a single region of Oncorhynchus kisutch isolate 150728-3 unplaced genomic scaffold, Okis_V2 Okis01b-Okis20b_hom, whole genome shotgun sequence:
- the LOC116358968 gene encoding GTPase IMAP family member 1-like — MASSSGTVERKRRASISVPPHMSEEPNNSDLRIVLLGPVGAGKSATGNTILGREAFKVDKVTKACEKESREANGRKIEVLDTPGLGEDRRSEIARCIMDKTVPGPHVFLLVIRLGVKLTEDERNTVKWIQQTVGQDASDYTMILVTCADSPRLRGNTVDDYVKQNQNLQTLIDSCGGRYHSFNNDDREAHNQVTELLEKIEEMVEVNKVGHYTNEMEQNAQSDITAQMDQNAQSDITAQKIKSRSTTWGATAAALLAAAITLLILSGVVRVAGQTDLAEPTVATGPALGIAKLARSRGRAGPALVVPTEVTRAAVGPALEEIKGVFGVLVGVAGVALVALAGLDGLALVVAAGMAGVAGSAVGVAGLALGVPAGVAIIAGTGVAGLAGVELAKNFQWYHNRQHNGQERGGKQKAS, encoded by the exons ATGGCATCTTCGTCTGGTACAG tggagaggaagaggagagctaGCATTTCAGTACCTCCCCACA TGTCTGAAGAACCAAATAACTCTGATCTGAGGATTGTTCTGCTTGGTCCAGTTGGAGCAGGGAAGAGTGCCACAGGAAATACCATCCTTGGGAGAGAGGCCTTTAAAGTGGACAAAGTCACCAAGGCATGCGAGAAAGAGAGTAGGGAGGCAAATGGGAGGAAGATTGAAGTGTTGGACACCCCAGGACTCGGCGAGGACAGGAGAAGTGAGATAGCCAGATGCATCATGGACAAGACAGTCCCGGGTCCCCATGTGTTCCTGCTGGTGATTCGGCTGGGGGTAAAGTTGACAGAGGACGAGAGGAACACTGTGAAGTGGATCCAGCAGACCGTCGGACAAGATGCCTCAGACTACACCATGATATTAGTCACCTGTGCAGATTCACCCCGACTCAGAGGAAACACAGTGGATGACTACGTGAAACAGAACCAAAACCTACAGACACTCATCGACAGCTGTGGAGGCAGATATCACTCATTTAATAATGATGATAGGGAGGCCCACAATCAGGTCACAGAGCTGCTGGAGAAGATAGAAGAGATGGTGGAGGTGAATAAAGTGGGGCACTACACCAACGAGATGGAGCAGAACGCTCAGAGTGACATCACAGCCCAGATGGACCAGAATGCTCAGAGTGACATCACAGCCCAGAAGATAAAGAGCAGGTCTACAACTTGGGGCGCTACAGCAGCAGCTCTTCTGGCGGCAGCCATTACATTGTTAATACTCTCAGGCGTAGTGAGAGTAGCGGGACAAACAGACCTAGCGGAACCAACAGTAGCAACCGGACCAGCATTGGGAATAGCAAAGCTAGCGAGATCAAGAGGAAGAGCCGGACCAGCATTGGTAGTACCAACAGAAGTAACGCGAGCAGCAGTCGGACCAGCATTGGAAGAAATAAAAGGAGTATTTGGAGTACTAGTAGGAGTAGCAGGCGTAGCATTGGTAGCACTAGCAGGGTTAGATGGACTAGCAttggtagtagcagcaggtatGGCAGGAGTAGCAGGGTCAGCAGTAGGAGTTGCAGGACTAGCATTGGGAGTACCAGCAGGAGTAGCAATAATAGCAGGAACAGGAGTAGCGGGACTGGCAGGAGTAGAATTAGCAAAGAACTTCCAATGGTATCACAATAGACAGCATAATGGACAGGAGAGGGGTGGAAAACAGAAAGCCTCCTAA